The genomic region aattttattaagtacaataaagtttaatgttatatttgagTTTAGGATATACGAATTCAGAAAGATATATTCAGTACTGCCACCTTTAACTGATTTGCGAAAGCATTTAGCATCTTCGTGGTTACATTTGAGAAAATTGTGTTTGTgatgaatgtttattttcatatttgcTGTATTGTAGTTGATCATAAGACAAAtgtttttcaattataatGTCAAAACAAGGAAAAAGGAAAATTACTGTTGAATTACCAAAAACAAAGGACTTGTCGAATAGACCCAGTGTTTTCGAGCGTCTCGGTACTAAGAAGGCATCTAGTTCAAGTGCTAAAAAACCTGCTGAATATTGCAGGCAGTGGGCCCAACACGGCAGCTGTGCGTATGGTAAAAGTTGTAAGTTTGCTTCAACTCACACACTGATCAGCCCTTCGAAACAAAGAGCTGCTATCAAAGATGGTGACCAGAAGCGATTGCTAAAAGACGATGCTAAAAGTAGATTACATTCAACTGTTGTTGTGAGAACAGGTCGAAGTCCAGATGGTGAAATTGATAATTGGGACCAAAATGATTTGGAATATGCAGATACAGATGTTCTTGAAAAAAGGCGGCTACAGCTGCAACGTGAATTAGAATTACAACTGAAAATGGACTCTAATAAAGATATGagtaaagaaaagaaaaaagtgGTATCCAGTTCATCATCATCTAGAAGTTCTAGCACGTCCAGTGTGACATCATCCTCATCTGATGGTAGTTCCTCATCTTCATCCTCTGGCAGGTAAAGTATTGTCATAGATTGTGAACATAATGTATATACCTATGTCACATGATCCTAGAACTACACTCGTGAGCAAAAAAATCGACTCAGGCGACACACCTTCAGTCGCAAGTCACTGGCAAAAAAACTGAAcgcgaaaaaatattttttttagtaatatcTTAAAGCTGATAGTATTAGCTtcaaaatgatataaaatattgtaacgtTTCTTGCTTACACAACCCAACAATATGTTGTGATCGGTAACCACCCTTTTTAAGCTTGTTTACAGTAGTGCTAATTAAGGGTTACTGACCCATATCAAAGGTTATCTACCTGACCCACACTTATCAGTTAGCCGTCAAACGTCAACCGATACACATCTCCGTTATCAACAAACAAGAATTCTACCTGAAAATGGACACAACAAGTGATAAAGCTGCTCAAGCGGTCACCCTATTGCGACAAGGCCAGAGTCAGCGTGAGGTGGCACGTGCGCTAAACATGAGCCAGTCTGCTGTTTCTAGAGTTTACCGTCGTTACCAAGAGACTGGTAACTTTGATCGAAGACGCGGTTCCGGAAGAAAAAGGTGCACATCGGAGAGAGATGACCGATTCGTTGTCAGCACATCGCTGAGAAATCGGGCCCTCACTGGCGTTCAAGTCCAACAAGAGCTCAGAGAAACGCGAGGAGTGGCTGTGAGTGGCTGGACAGTCAGACGACGACTTAAGGCAGCTAACCTTAAGCCAAAAAGGCCAGCTACTGGCCCCAAATTAACCCCAGCCCACCGAGCAGCCCGCCTACGATTTGCCAGAGAACACGTTGATTGGACTGACGAACAATGGAGCTCCGTTCTCTTCTCAGACGAAAGCAGTGTGCTTGCATGGTAGCGATAGAAGAGGACGAGTCTACAGAAGACCCGGAGAAAGATTTGCGCAGTGCTGCATTAAAGAAAATGTGGCTTTTGGAGGAGGTTCCTGGATGGTGTGGGCGGGAATTTCAATGAATGCAAAAACCGAGTTGGTTTTTATTGAAACTGGCGGTCGAGTGGGAGGATTGACGGCGAACCGATACATCGAAGAGATTTTAGGGGTTCACGTCGTTCCCTACGCCGGTTTCATCGGCGAAAACTTCATCTTAATGCACGACAATGCCCGTCCACATACTGCAGGCTCCGTTGTGCAGTATTTACAAGAGGTCGAAATTGCTGCTATGGACTGGCCAGCGCGTAGCCCCGACTTAAATCCGATCGAGCATTTGTGGGATGAACTCAAAAGAAAAGTTCGAGCTAGAAATCCTGCACCAACCACCAAATCGGATCTCAAAGCGGCGCTCATTGAAGAATGAGATAGCATCGAACAAGATCGAGTAAAGAAACATATTCGATCCATGAAGAAGCGATTGGAAGCTGTTATTAGGGCCAGGGGGGAACACTAAATATTGATAagttaatttcaattaaattaatatttagacGAATTTAAGCTTGAATTTTCTTTACTGTTAATTATCACCTTGTTTCATTGTTTGAGACTCCTtctcatttaatattttttctttaccaaaaataaattaaaaaaaccaaAGTAGACCACACATTTTAAAGCTAAAACTAACCGTTTTGAGATGTTATAGTCAGAAATAGAATGAAAGCTCCAGATTTTTTGCTACAGACTTTTAACCGCGAGCGTGCGTCCTGAGTCGATTTTTTTGCTCACGAGTGTAGATGCATCACTTATACATTTTGTTACAACTagttcaaactcaaacatttatttattcaattagacttcctctagaagcacttttgaattgtTATCATAGTTTTCCATTTACCACTGTTAAGCAGTTTCTACAGAGAAGAACCGCCAAGAAACTACTTAGTTGCTCTCTTAGAGAGTTGTAGAGTCTTAATAATTGTTGTACCAACATtgttctgaaataaaaaatagcttCTGTTACTGGTGGGGCTGTGACTCCAAATGAAggaatatttttgatatttttcttttgcaCAGTATAGGTGGATAAATGCACTATTGATTTTTAATCCTTAACAAAATCCATAAATTTATTGCATTACTTGAAATTCACTGAAAAATGTTGATTTAAACTatcattttattgaataaaattttataagagttGCTATAATACCcctgtataaatatatatttaagtacttaaataaataaaagatctgttataattatatttttttaattttaagggATGCTAAAAAAAGAgcaaaaaaaggaaaattgAAGAGAAATTCAAGTTCCTCATCAGATGGTGACACACCAGCTAAAAAGAAACTACTTAAAACTGATCCCGCAAAAAGAGATAAATCTGAACCTAAGAAAGGGAGTGTTAAAAAGGATGATAGATTGCAGAAAAAAAATGAGGagaataaaaagaaaactgTGACAAAAAAAGCAATTGGTAAGAAATCTCTTTCACCAGGTAAAAAGTCAGGTGGAACACCACCAATAACAACAAAAAGTTTATTGTCAAAAACAACTTCGAAACATAGCAAATCTCCACAAAGGAGAGAAAGAAATCGAAGCGGATCACCGCAATCCACAAGAGAGCGAGATAAAGAGAGGGAGCGTGgcaaagaaaaagaaaaagacaAAGAGCGCGATAAGGAGCGTGAGCGAGTACGAGCACGTAGTAGGTCTCCCAAAAAGGGTAGATCTCGCTCTCCACGTCGTCATGGGTCTAATCCAAAAGAACCAAGGCGGAAAGAAAGTGTAGACCGAAGCAGACCTGTGTCACCTAAAAAACAAACACGAAGAGAAGGCAGTGTAGAACGACACAAAAAACGATCAGCTAGTAGAGAACGCGACCGTCGTAGGTCTGcagaaagaaaaaaagaaaaacatgaaGAAAAAGACAGACATGACAGAAAAGATAGAGGCAGAGATCGTAATAATAAGGACGCTAAACGAGATGATAAGCGTCGCGGCAGAGAGCGAGGCTTAGGAAGTGGAAGGTCGGACAAAGGATTGGAAAAACCAAACAAACCAATGCAAAGATTACTCCCTCGGCCAGAAGAGCGTTTAGCTGCTTTAGCAGCCATATCTAATAGAACCCTCGAAACGGATAAAAACCCATCTTTGAAAGATAGGCAAGATTCCCATTCTGAAAGAGGGGGAAGAAAGCAAGACCGACTTGAAAGAGATAGATCTATCAAAAGAGACAGAATGGACAGTATGGATAGGGAACAAGGTGATTATGATATGGAACGACAATATGATCATGGGCATAATATGGAGCATTATGATAGAATGGATGATCGTTATGGTAGTATGCCACGAGATGGCGATAGGTCTCCAGGCTACATTCAGGGAAGAGATAGGCATTATGATCCAGGGTATGATATGCCTGGCCCATCCAGAGGCTATCCTGAAGATGATGACAGAATATATGGTGAACCTCTGGGAGATTCCCGTGGTGTAGATATGGGttgagtttttattttcatttaaaattatcttttttgagttaacaaatatttatcaaagttttttaataacattaaatttattattacaggtTATGACGATCGTCGCCATAGGGAACATTCTTGGGAAAGACGATCTGGTTCATTGGACCGTGAGCGTGGTTATATGCATCATAAAGAATGGGACAATGAAGATTATCGCGGATCAGGTGATTGGGGCCGGGAACGGCACTGGCCTATGCATGAGTCTCAGGTAATTTACTATGAAGTATGTGTGATGccatgaattattttaataagcaaatCTTTCCTCTTTGGCTCTAGGTTGCTTTATATTACAAGACTGTTTATTGGAATGAGTTGATAGATTatagaaaaagaaaagaacCTGCCTGCCTTATCCTGTCCCATATTTTCCTTGGCTGTCCCAGTCCTCATGCTGGTACGAAATTGTGCTTATTCATTATCTATTATGGTgttaattcataattaatatgttttatgatTGGCAGATGAGCGAATGGGGTGATAAAGAACAAGACGAAGGCTGGCGCCATCGAGGTCATCCAGGCGCTCATCGCAATCGTATGCATGGTATataattagaattttattgTAGGCTGTCTCTTTAAGATTAAAATgttgaatatataatatgtatattacattaaaaaaacttttatatatGAGATTATAACCGATTATACCTTTCAGATGATTACAATCGTGGAATGAGAATGGATCATGGACGTAATGACAACAATAAAAGAAGACCACGAAACGAAACAGAAGTATCGAAAGATATTGCAGCCCAAGCCCCCACAGCTTCAGCGCATGAAGAAACAGAAGTGGATGACAAACCAATACCAGATGATTTGAGTGAAATTAGTGATGATCCTGATGATATTTTAGAACGTGATGATGTAAGTGCTTGTTCTtggcaagatttccccacttgaaaaaaaataaaaaaaagagcttgtgaatataaaaaattgctttacttgtatataatatgaactCAAATATTCATAACTTTATACAGATGCTTGATCAGACTGTTGATGAAGATAGCCAAACAGAAAAGTTAGGAGACGAAAGTAAATCAAAACTTGAGGGTggagaaaaagaaaatacccAGGTAAATACAAGATAATATAGCAagtaatgtattatgtaatgCATATATCAAGTgggtataataaaaaaaaaatcattttaggAATCAAATGGCGCCTGTGAGGAGAAAGATTCACAAGACGGTAAGGATGAGGATGATGTTGCCAATCTGGATTTCGAAGAAATATCCGATGGCGAGCTCGAGGAAGAGAAAACTCGAAGTACGTGTAAAAATTTATCATCACtgggttattataatttcgaTAAGAATAAAGATCGTCAAAGGACGTAAAAGTATTTAACTAAATGTtatcttattcaatttaattattgctTGTATTCAGTTTCGTGAATATTGTCtcgtaaaaattttaaaaagactTATAACTGCAGTCTTTTCTTTACTAAAACTATCTATCACAGTGTTTACAACTAAATATTGACGTATTTTAGCAGGTCTTGGGGATGCTTTGGGCGTCGATTGGGCTAGTCTCGTAGCTGATGTTAACCGCCGTGAACAAAAACCTCCAACGGGCGGTGCACGAGATAGATGGCGACCTGAAAGGGTTCTTGCCAGGCTCGGTCTATCAGTAAATATGGCAGGAAAGGATAAAGTGCAGAAA from Colias croceus chromosome 3, ilColCroc2.1 harbors:
- the LOC123706213 gene encoding fl(2)d-associated complex component-like isoform X2, whose product is MSKQGKRKITVELPKTKDLSNRPSVFERLGTKKASSSSAKKPAEYCRQWAQHGSCAYGKSCKFASTHTLISPSKQRAAIKDGDQKRLLKDDAKSRLHSTVVVRTGRSPDGEIDNWDQNDLEYADTDVLEKRRLQLQRELELQLKMDSNKDMSKEKKKVVSSSSSSRSSSTSSVTSSSSDGSSSSSSSGRDAKKRAKKGKLKRNSSSSSDGDTPAKKKLLKTDPAKRDKSEPKKGSVKKDDRLQKKNEENKKKTVTKKAIGKKSLSPGKKSGGTPPITTKSLLSKTTSKHSKSPQRRERNRSGSPQSTRERDKERERGKEKEKDKERDKERERVRARSRSPKKGRSRSPRRHGSNPKEPRRKESVDRSRPVSPKKQTRREGSVERHKKRSASRERDRRRSAERKKEKHEEKDRHDRKDRGRDRNNKDAKRDDKRRGRERGLGSGRSDKGLEKPNKPMQRLLPRPEERLAALAAISNRTLETDKNPSLKDRQDSHSERGGRKQDRLERDRSIKRDRMDSMDREQGDYDMERQYDHGHNMEHYDRMDDRYGSMPRDGDRSPGYIQGRDRHYDPGYDMPGPSRGYPEDDDRIYGEPLGDSRGVDMGYDDRRHREHSWERRSGSLDRERGYMHHKEWDNEDYRGSGDWGRERHWPMHESQMSEWGDKEQDEGWRHRGHPGAHRNRMHDDYNRGMRMDHGRNDNNKRRPRNETEVSKDIAAQAPTASAHEETEVDDKPIPDDLSEISDDPDDILERDDMLDQTVDEDSQTEKLGDESKSKLEGGEKENTQESNGACEEKDSQDGKDEDDVANLDFEEISDGELEEEKTRSLGDALGVDWASLVADVNRREQKPPTGGARDRWRPERVLARLGLSVNMAGKDKVQKILEKNGESAKLENESHTTSDGTTLTNGKHEEQDSASNVPDVNDLHPVASIQVAMEKRKRQREVLFGLGCEITRGLSARRDLALRRYLCHLPAAERMGQARVAPQNSLFQAARALLMEAPVSG
- the LOC123706213 gene encoding fl(2)d-associated complex component-like isoform X1 yields the protein MSKQGKRKITVELPKTKDLSNRPSVFERLGTKKASSSSAKKPAEYCRQWAQHGSCAYGKSCKFASTHTLISPSKQRAAIKDGDQKRLLKDDAKSRLHSTVVVRTGRSPDGEIDNWDQNDLEYADTDVLEKRRLQLQRELELQLKMDSNKDMSKEKKKVVSSSSSSRSSSTSSVTSSSSDGSSSSSSSGRDAKKRAKKGKLKRNSSSSSDGDTPAKKKLLKTDPAKRDKSEPKKGSVKKDDRLQKKNEENKKKTVTKKAIGKKSLSPGKKSGGTPPITTKSLLSKTTSKHSKSPQRRERNRSGSPQSTRERDKERERGKEKEKDKERDKERERVRARSRSPKKGRSRSPRRHGSNPKEPRRKESVDRSRPVSPKKQTRREGSVERHKKRSASRERDRRRSAERKKEKHEEKDRHDRKDRGRDRNNKDAKRDDKRRGRERGLGSGRSDKGLEKPNKPMQRLLPRPEERLAALAAISNRTLETDKNPSLKDRQDSHSERGGRKQDRLERDRSIKRDRMDSMDREQGDYDMERQYDHGHNMEHYDRMDDRYGSMPRDGDRSPGYIQGRDRHYDPGYDMPGPSRGYPEDDDRIYGEPLGDSRGVDMGYDDRRHREHSWERRSGSLDRERGYMHHKEWDNEDYRGSGDWGRERHWPMHESQMSEWGDKEQDEGWRHRGHPGAHRNRMHDDYNRGMRMDHGRNDNNKRRPRNETEVSKDIAAQAPTASAHEETEVDDKPIPDDLSEISDDPDDILERDDMLDQTVDEDSQTEKLGDESKSKLEGGEKENTQESNGACEEKDSQDGKDEDDVANLDFEEISDGELEEEKTRTGLGDALGVDWASLVADVNRREQKPPTGGARDRWRPERVLARLGLSVNMAGKDKVQKILEKNGESAKLENESHTTSDGTTLTNGKHEEQDSASNVPDVNDLHPVASIQVAMEKRKRQREVLFGLGCEITRGLSARRDLALRRYLCHLPAAERMGQARVAPQNSLFQAARALLMEAPVSG